DNA sequence from the Streptomyces sp. CA-210063 genome:
CGCCCGGTACATCAAGGACGGCACCGTCACCGACGTCGACAACGGAGAGTAGGAGAAGGCGACGATGAGCCTGTTCGGGGACGGCCTGGAAGCCGCGGTGCAGAAGGCGTTCACCCGCCCCGCGCCCAAGAGCGCGCCCGCGCAGATGCGGTACCTGGTCAAGCAGCTCAAGGGCACCAAGGCGGTCGCCCAGATGCTGCGGATCTCCCAGCGCACCGTCGAGCGGTACGTGAAGGACCAGATCAAAAAGCCGCGCCCGGACCTCGCAGCCCGGCTGGAGCGCGAGGTGAAGAAGCGGTGGCAGCCGCAGATTAGGGCCAAGGCCCGGCAGAAGGCGGCGACCACGGGCGGCATCGTCGTCGACACCCGGGCCCGGCTCGGCTACACCGCGCCGATCGGGTCGACGGATCAGGACCGCATCCGGCACCTGACCGTCGCCCTGCCGCCCCGCTACGCCGCCCGCCTCTTCGACGCCCAGGAGCAGGGCGCCACCGAGCAGCGCCTGCAGGAGATCGCGGCTGAGGCACTCAAGGAGGTGTACTTCCAGGACGGCGGCCGCCGCGCCGGGCAGTTGGAGGAGGTCCGCTTCACGGACATCGAGCACCTCGAGTTCGACCTGTAGATCTCGAACAGCCGCGAGCCCCGTCGACAGCATCATGCTGTGGTCAGAGCCGGTCGGCAGCTCGGAGTTCGATGTCGACCACGGTGGAGGCGATTTCGTCCTTGCGCCACTGCTCGGGGGAGTTGTGGCGCACCAGGCCGCCCGCGTAGGCCATGTGCAGCAGTTCTGCCTTGGTGTGGTTGCGCATCAGCTCGTTCTTGCGCTGCGCCCGCGCCCGGCCCCGTGCTGCCTGGGTCTCGCGCTCTTCCCCCGTCACCGTGTCGCCCTGGTCGTGGTCCTCCTGGGCCTGTGCGTCCGACGACGCGGGCCGGACGGAACCGTCGCCCATGCCGCCGGACGGGGCCGGCACCGCTGCGGCCTTCGCCCAGGGCGCACCCAAGGCGGCGAGGGCGGCCTGCTGCTCGGAAGTGAGCTTGTCCCACCTCGCCCGGGCGTTCGAAGTCCATACGCCCAGTTTCACGACCATCGGTTCCGTCTCGCCGTCGACCGTGATCTCCTCAGCGTGGCTGCGTGGTACAGGCCGGTTGGCGCCTTCCCGTTCCACCCACTGTGCGAGGGCGGTCAGGCCACGCTGGAACGCTTGCTGCGCCTTGCTCGGGCCCTTGGTCGCACGCGTTGCCGCCGGGGCGGGAGTCGGCGCCTCAGTGGGCTTGATGCCCAGCTTGGATAGCCGTTCCTGCTGCTCGGTGGACAGTTGCGCCCAGGTGCTCGCCTCGCGTTGCCGTGCGAGCCATCGTCCGATGTCGTCGCCGTCGAAGGTCACGCCGGGTGCGATCTCGGGCAGGTGGCCGTCGGTGTCGACGAGGTCGGCGAGGATGCGGTAGTGACGTTGCCAGTCCAGAGGCCACGGACAGTCCCAGTCCTCGTCGATGGCGGTCAGTTGCGCGGCCCGAGCCTGCGCGCGTTCGGGGTTTTTTCCGAGGCCGCCTTTGCGGCGGAGGTTGGCCATGTGCTGTCCGATGGGCACCAGGCCCTCGGCCTCGCTCTCGCCCCAGACGGCGTCCTGGCGGGGTGCGAGATGCCCGGTGGCCCGCCGGTAGGAGCGGAGCGTGGCGAGTTTGTTCTCCCATGCCTCTTCCCCCGGCTCCCAGACCATCCCGGCCTCGGGAGCGTCCAGGAGCTCCCTGCGCCGCAGCTCCAGTTCCCCGGCCCGCAGTGCCTTTCGCTGCTGGTGCACCCACCTGCCCAACGGGAAGCCCTTTGTGACGCCGACCGTCGTCTCGGTGTCGTAGGGGACGGCGTAGAGGCCGGTGATGTGGTTCTCCTTCCGCCAGCGCAGCAGGGCTTGGTAGCCCTCGAGCCACACCAGGGACTCCGGCCGGTAGACCCGGGTGCGCAGGAAGGCCGCGATGGTCGACGCGTCGCGCGGGCTGGAGAAGTGGAGCAGGGCCGACTCGGCGGCGGCGTCGGTGTCGTCCTGCTCCTGGTCCTTGCCGTCGCTCTCGCCGCCGGTCCCGACGATCCGCCCGTTCTCATCGCGCTGGACGTGCACCTTGCGTTTCCCGCTGCTGAGGGCGCGGGAGGCGAGTTGCTCAACGAGTCGTTCATCATGACTGCGGAGGCCTTGGAGGACGGCTACGAGAGGGCGGAACGAGGCGGAGGCCACCATGTCCGTCGGGTCCTCGCCGGGCTCCAGGAAGATCGGCACGATGATGCGCGCGATCTTCGTGCTGCCGTCGCGGT
Encoded proteins:
- the tpg gene encoding telomere-protecting terminal protein Tpg; its protein translation is MSLFGDGLEAAVQKAFTRPAPKSAPAQMRYLVKQLKGTKAVAQMLRISQRTVERYVKDQIKKPRPDLAARLEREVKKRWQPQIRAKARQKAATTGGIVVDTRARLGYTAPIGSTDQDRIRHLTVALPPRYAARLFDAQEQGATEQRLQEIAAEALKEVYFQDGGRRAGQLEEVRFTDIEHLEFDL
- a CDS encoding DEAD/DEAH box helicase; amino-acid sequence: MQVISLREHQIDQKAAFRKWVGFPARSSVPPQGARGTIVSATGSGKTITAAACALECFPGGRILVTVPTLDLLVQTAQAWRLVGHRSPMVAVCSLENDPVLNSLGVRTTTNPIQLALWAGSGPVVVLATYASLVDREDIDAPVGQRKVRGPLEAALAGGERLYGQQMAGFDLAIVDEAHGTAGDLGRPWAAIHDNARIPADFRLYLTATPRILASPRPQKGTDGQEVEIATMGQDSETYGPWLAELGLSEAIERAILAGFEIDVLEIRDPSPVLGESEEAQRGRRLALLQTALLEHAARWNLRTVMTFHQKVEEAAAFAEKMAETAAELYMNDASDDDLAAADRLPASSIDAEFYELEAGRHVPPDRVWSAWLCGDHLVSERREVLRQFANGIDAAGRRVHRAFLASVRVLGEGVDITGERGVEAICFADTRGSQVEIVQNIGRTLRLNRDGSTKIARIIVPIFLEPGEDPTDMVASASFRPLVAVLQGLRSHDERLVEQLASRALSSGKRKVHVQRDENGRIVGTGGESDGKDQEQDDTDAAAESALLHFSSPRDASTIAAFLRTRVYRPESLVWLEGYQALLRWRKENHITGLYAVPYDTETTVGVTKGFPLGRWVHQQRKALRAGELELRRRELLDAPEAGMVWEPGEEAWENKLATLRSYRRATGHLAPRQDAVWGESEAEGLVPIGQHMANLRRKGGLGKNPERAQARAAQLTAIDEDWDCPWPLDWQRHYRILADLVDTDGHLPEIAPGVTFDGDDIGRWLARQREASTWAQLSTEQQERLSKLGIKPTEAPTPAPAATRATKGPSKAQQAFQRGLTALAQWVEREGANRPVPRSHAEEITVDGETEPMVVKLGVWTSNARARWDKLTSEQQAALAALGAPWAKAAAVPAPSGGMGDGSVRPASSDAQAQEDHDQGDTVTGEERETQAARGRARAQRKNELMRNHTKAELLHMAYAGGLVRHNSPEQWRKDEIASTVVDIELRAADRL